The Thalassotalea psychrophila genome window below encodes:
- the gyrA gene encoding DNA topoisomerase (ATP-hydrolyzing) subunit A — protein MTDMAKEIVPVNIEDELKNSYLDYAMSVIVGRALPDVRDGLKPVHRRVLYAMSALGNDWNKGYKKSARVVGDVIGKYHPHGDTAVYDTIVRMAQPFSLRYMLVDGQGNFGSVDGDSAAAMRYTEIRMQKISHAILADLDKETVDFVPNYDGQEYMPAVMPTRVPNLLVNGSSGIAVGMATNIPPHNLTEVINGCIALIDNNDITIDELFEFIPAPDFPTAGIISGVAGIQEAYRTGRGKLNIRARASIEVHETTGKETIVVHELPYQVNKARLIEKMAELVKEKRLEGISALRDESDKDGMRMVIEVKRGEVGEVILNNLYKLTQMQVSFGMNMVAIDNGQPKLFNLKAMLEAFVLHRREVVTRRTIFELRKARERAHLLEGLAVALSNIDPIIELIKKSPTPAEAKEGLLSQGWTLGTVAEMLERAGDDAARPEWVEPGFGIVDGKYHLTMQQAQAILDLRLHKLTGLEHEKILTEYKELLEIIAELLHILGSPERLMEVIREELEAIRDEFGDERRTEISLASHDLSLEDLITEEDVVVTLSHEGYVKYQPLSEYEAQRRGGKGKAATKMKEEDFIERLLVANTHDTILCFSDRGRMYWLKVYQLPLATRTARGRPIVNVLPLESDERITAILPVREYEEDKFIIMATASGTVKKTPLTAYSRPRANGIIALNLRDDDTLIGVDITDGTNDIMLFSDAGKVVRFNEKKRDSETGAIKTDPETGEELWALKPIGRTGTGVRGIKLEGEQKVVSLIIPRTEGAILTVTENGYGKRTELAEYPAKSRATKGVVSIKVSERNGNVVGAVQVEDADEIMIITDNGTLVRTRVNEVSIIGRNTQGVRLIRTSDDENVVGLQRIDEIEEVEELPSEEGSDAPTSESSEVTSSEESTEASVDAADEESDTEE, from the coding sequence ATGACCGATATGGCTAAAGAAATCGTTCCTGTCAATATTGAAGATGAATTAAAAAACTCTTACCTTGATTACGCCATGAGTGTAATTGTTGGGCGTGCATTGCCTGACGTAAGAGATGGTTTAAAACCAGTTCATCGTCGTGTTCTTTATGCAATGAGTGCATTAGGAAATGACTGGAATAAGGGCTACAAAAAATCTGCCCGTGTTGTTGGTGACGTAATTGGTAAGTATCACCCCCATGGTGACACTGCTGTATATGACACTATCGTTCGTATGGCTCAGCCATTCTCCTTACGTTATATGCTAGTTGACGGCCAAGGTAACTTTGGTTCTGTTGATGGCGACTCTGCTGCGGCAATGCGTTATACCGAAATTCGCATGCAAAAAATATCGCATGCAATTTTAGCTGACTTAGATAAAGAAACTGTCGACTTTGTACCTAACTATGATGGTCAGGAATACATGCCGGCAGTTATGCCTACCCGCGTACCAAACCTTTTAGTTAATGGTTCTTCTGGTATCGCCGTTGGTATGGCTACAAATATTCCTCCACATAATTTAACTGAAGTAATCAATGGTTGTATCGCGCTTATCGATAACAACGACATTACTATCGATGAGTTATTTGAATTCATTCCAGCGCCAGATTTCCCAACTGCGGGTATTATCAGTGGTGTTGCTGGTATTCAAGAAGCGTACCGTACTGGTCGTGGTAAATTAAATATCCGCGCCCGTGCGAGCATTGAAGTTCATGAAACAACTGGTAAAGAAACTATCGTTGTTCATGAGTTGCCGTATCAAGTGAACAAAGCTCGCTTGATTGAAAAAATGGCGGAACTGGTTAAAGAAAAACGTTTAGAAGGCATTTCAGCCCTACGTGACGAGTCTGATAAAGACGGTATGCGTATGGTTATTGAAGTCAAACGTGGTGAAGTAGGCGAAGTTATTTTAAATAACTTATATAAGCTTACGCAAATGCAAGTTTCTTTTGGTATGAACATGGTTGCTATCGATAATGGCCAACCTAAGTTATTTAATCTTAAAGCGATGCTTGAAGCATTTGTACTACATCGCCGTGAAGTGGTAACTCGTCGTACTATTTTCGAATTACGCAAAGCGCGAGAACGTGCTCATTTACTTGAAGGTTTAGCTGTTGCGTTAAGTAACATTGATCCTATCATTGAACTGATTAAGAAATCTCCAACACCTGCAGAAGCTAAAGAAGGCTTATTAAGTCAAGGTTGGACGCTAGGTACTGTAGCTGAAATGCTTGAACGTGCTGGTGATGACGCTGCTCGTCCTGAATGGGTTGAACCTGGGTTTGGTATTGTAGATGGTAAATACCACCTAACAATGCAACAAGCTCAAGCAATCTTAGACTTGCGTTTACACAAGCTTACTGGTTTAGAACACGAAAAGATTCTAACTGAGTACAAAGAGTTATTAGAAATTATTGCTGAATTGTTGCATATTCTTGGTAGCCCAGAACGTTTAATGGAAGTTATTCGTGAAGAGCTAGAAGCAATACGTGATGAATTTGGTGACGAACGTCGTACAGAAATCTCTCTTGCTTCACACGATTTATCTCTTGAAGATCTAATCACTGAAGAAGATGTAGTAGTAACGCTTTCTCATGAAGGTTACGTGAAGTACCAGCCATTATCAGAATACGAAGCACAGCGTCGTGGTGGTAAAGGTAAAGCCGCAACTAAGATGAAAGAAGAAGATTTCATCGAACGTCTGTTGGTTGCTAATACTCATGACACTATTTTATGTTTCTCTGATCGTGGTCGCATGTACTGGTTGAAGGTATACCAATTACCTCTTGCTACCCGTACTGCCCGTGGTCGTCCAATTGTAAATGTTTTACCGCTAGAAAGTGATGAACGTATCACTGCCATATTACCGGTAAGAGAATACGAAGAAGACAAATTTATAATTATGGCAACTGCCTCAGGTACAGTGAAGAAAACGCCTTTAACGGCTTATTCTCGCCCTCGTGCTAACGGTATTATTGCCTTGAACCTTCGTGATGACGATACCTTAATAGGTGTTGATATTACCGACGGAACAAATGACATTATGTTGTTCTCTGATGCAGGTAAAGTTGTTCGTTTCAATGAGAAGAAACGTGACAGTGAAACCGGTGCGATTAAAACTGATCCTGAAACAGGTGAAGAACTATGGGCGTTGAAACCTATCGGTCGAACTGGTACTGGTGTTAGAGGTATTAAGTTGGAAGGTGAACAAAAAGTTGTTTCACTTATTATTCCAAGAACCGAAGGCGCAATCTTAACGGTAACCGAAAATGGTTATGGTAAGCGTACTGAGTTAGCGGAATATCCAGCGAAGAGCCGTGCAACTAAAGGTGTTGTTTCAATTAAAGTAAGCGAACGTAACGGTAACGTTGTTGGCGCAGTACAAGTTGAAGATGCCGATGAGATTATGATCATCACCGATAACGGTACATTAGTACGTACTCGTGTGAATGAGGTTAGTATCATTGGTCGAAATACCCAAGGTGTTCGCTTAATTCGCACTAGCGATGACGAGAACGTTGTAGGTTTACAGCGCATCGACGAAATCGAAGAAGTAGAAGAGTTACCATCAGAAGAGGGCAGTGATGCACCAACCTCTGAAAGTAGTGAAGTAACAAGTAGTGAAGAATCGACGGAGGCTAGCGTTGATGCTGCCGATGAAGAGTCTGATACTGAAGAGTAA